The following proteins come from a genomic window of Acinonyx jubatus isolate Ajub_Pintada_27869175 chromosome C1, VMU_Ajub_asm_v1.0, whole genome shotgun sequence:
- the CCL20 gene encoding C-C motif chemokine 20 isoform X1, which translates to MMDSGKNLLLAAVMSVLLLHLCSKSEAASSFDCCLRYTERILHPRFIVGFTQQLSNEACDINAIIFYTKKKFAVCADPKKNWVKQAVHILSQRVKKM; encoded by the exons ATGATGGACAGTGGCAAGAACTTGCTCTTGGCTGCTGTGATGTCCGTGCTGCTACTCCACCTGTGCAGCAAGTCGGAAG CAGCAAGCAGCTTTGACTGCTGCCTTCGGTATACAGAACGCATCCTTCATCCCAGATTTATCGTGGGCTTCACGCAGCAGCTGTCCAATGAAGCCTGTGATATCAATGCAATCAT cttttacacaaagaaaaaattcgCTGTGTGCGCAGATCCAAAGAAGAACTGGGTGAAACAGGCTGTGCATATCCTCAG CCAAAGAGTCAAGAAGATGTGA
- the CCL20 gene encoding C-C motif chemokine 20 isoform X2 → MMDSGKNLLLAAVMSVLLLHLCSKSEASSFDCCLRYTERILHPRFIVGFTQQLSNEACDINAIIFYTKKKFAVCADPKKNWVKQAVHILSQRVKKM, encoded by the exons ATGATGGACAGTGGCAAGAACTTGCTCTTGGCTGCTGTGATGTCCGTGCTGCTACTCCACCTGTGCAGCAAGTCGGAAG CAAGCAGCTTTGACTGCTGCCTTCGGTATACAGAACGCATCCTTCATCCCAGATTTATCGTGGGCTTCACGCAGCAGCTGTCCAATGAAGCCTGTGATATCAATGCAATCAT cttttacacaaagaaaaaattcgCTGTGTGCGCAGATCCAAAGAAGAACTGGGTGAAACAGGCTGTGCATATCCTCAG CCAAAGAGTCAAGAAGATGTGA